The following coding sequences lie in one Enterococcus sp. 9E7_DIV0242 genomic window:
- a CDS encoding AraC family transcriptional regulator — translation MKHEKIIPSKKYPFKIFEFHSRDTERLILPHWHSSMELLFCLSGLLEIRYPQSVHQVRKKHLFLINNNIIHSTKTPEPSQVFVIQFPLTFIKRITEETYAQSIYFEKDLSENAELIKLVKEIRMIYQQDSIASRALVMSKVYEILSILLTAFTIPTVEIKEIRSVKNLAQLDQINQFIEKNHNRNLTLEEVATAFNYNTSYFSRYYKQFMGITFLAYLRSVRLDKAYSMLRDTDLTILSISNECGFGNVKSFYLAFKEEYGLSPKQYRQTYLK, via the coding sequence ATGAAGCACGAAAAAATTATCCCTAGTAAAAAATATCCCTTTAAAATATTTGAATTCCATTCTCGAGATACTGAAAGACTGATACTCCCTCATTGGCACAGCAGTATGGAATTACTTTTTTGTTTAAGCGGTCTACTAGAAATCAGATACCCTCAATCTGTTCATCAAGTCCGGAAGAAGCATCTTTTTCTGATCAACAACAATATCATCCATTCAACCAAAACACCTGAGCCCAGTCAGGTATTCGTTATTCAGTTTCCTTTAACCTTTATTAAGCGAATCACCGAGGAAACGTATGCTCAGTCGATTTATTTTGAGAAAGATTTATCAGAAAATGCAGAACTGATCAAACTAGTCAAAGAGATTCGTATGATTTACCAACAGGATAGTATCGCAAGCCGTGCGCTGGTAATGAGTAAAGTTTACGAAATCCTCTCGATTTTGCTGACAGCTTTTACTATCCCAACAGTCGAAATTAAAGAGATTCGTTCTGTTAAAAATCTAGCTCAGCTCGATCAAATCAATCAGTTTATAGAAAAAAATCATAATCGAAATCTAACCTTAGAAGAAGTTGCTACAGCATTTAATTACAATACTTCCTATTTTTCAAGATATTATAAACAGTTCATGGGTATCACCTTCCTGGCCTATTTGCGGTCGGTCCGTTTAGATAAGGCCTATTCTATGCTGAGAGATACAGATTTGACCATTTTATCTATTTCCAATGAATGCGGATTCGGAAATGTAAAATCCTTTTATCTCGCGTTTAAAGAAGAATACGGTCTTTCTCCAAAGCAATACCGGCAAACATATTTAAAGTAA
- the rhaD gene encoding rhamnulose-1-phosphate aldolase, giving the protein MKKLDILQAPFVQEMVATTANLYRLGWDERNGGNISYLLNEEEILPFLDPENVVRTIPMIFDGSKLAGKYFIVTGSGKYFKNVCDAPSENLGVVRVSQDGKAVELLWGLEYGAVPTSELPSHFMSHIARLEVDPENRIIMHNHASHLLAMSFTHDLDEKAFTRTLWQMCTECLVVFPEGVSIIPWLVPGTNEIGEATAAKMKETRLVLWPQHGIYGAGKDMDEVFGLIETAEKAAEVYTYVCAQGGVKQTITDENLWALADAFGVEPKAGYLKAK; this is encoded by the coding sequence ATGAAAAAATTAGATATTTTACAAGCACCTTTTGTGCAAGAAATGGTAGCTACAACGGCTAATCTTTATCGCTTGGGCTGGGATGAGCGTAACGGAGGAAATATTTCCTACCTATTGAATGAGGAAGAAATCTTGCCGTTTCTTGATCCGGAAAATGTAGTAAGAACGATTCCGATGATTTTTGATGGAAGCAAGCTTGCCGGAAAATACTTTATTGTTACCGGTTCAGGAAAATACTTCAAAAATGTGTGTGATGCTCCTTCAGAAAATTTAGGTGTTGTACGAGTAAGCCAAGATGGAAAAGCCGTTGAGCTTTTATGGGGATTAGAGTATGGCGCGGTACCAACAAGTGAGTTGCCAAGCCATTTCATGAGTCATATTGCTCGTCTGGAAGTCGATCCTGAAAACCGTATCATCATGCACAACCATGCTAGTCATTTATTGGCAATGAGCTTTACGCATGATTTAGACGAAAAAGCATTTACACGTACATTATGGCAAATGTGTACGGAATGTCTGGTCGTCTTTCCGGAAGGCGTTTCAATCATTCCTTGGTTGGTTCCCGGAACAAATGAGATCGGCGAAGCGACTGCTGCCAAAATGAAAGAAACTCGCTTAGTTTTATGGCCTCAGCACGGTATTTACGGTGCCGGTAAGGACATGGATGAAGTATTTGGTTTGATCGAGACAGCAGAAAAAGCAGCGGAAGTGTATACGTATGTCTGTGCTCAAGGTGGTGTAAAGCAAACCATCACCGATGAAAATCTCTGGGCATTAGCGGATGCTTTTGGTGTTGAACCGAAAGCTGGCTATCTGAAAGCTAAATAG
- the fucO gene encoding lactaldehyde reductase: protein MANRMVLNETSYFGKGAITEITGEFKKRGFKKAIVITDKDLIKFDVATKVTALLDEAGIEYSTYDGIVPNPTIKNVTDGVAAVKEAGADCIIAIGGGSPIDTAKAIGIIVTNPEFADVRSLEGVADTKNPCLPILAVPTTSGTAAEVTINYVITDEENHRKFVCVDPHDIPIVAFVDSDMMMGMPKALAAATGMDAMTHAIEGFITKGAWEMTDMLHIKAIEIIGRSLRASVNGDQAGREDMALGQYIAGMGFSNVGLGLVHGMAHPLSAWYNIPHGVACASLLPTVMKFNKDFTGEKYREIAFALGLEGAETMSIEAVRDAACEAIDQLSKDVGIPATISELGVKAEDLPQIAEDAFKDVCSPGNPRDASVEEIIALYQSLM, encoded by the coding sequence ATGGCAAACAGAATGGTATTAAACGAAACATCGTATTTTGGTAAAGGAGCAATCACTGAGATTACAGGAGAGTTCAAGAAACGCGGCTTTAAAAAAGCGATCGTGATCACGGACAAGGACTTGATCAAATTTGACGTAGCGACGAAGGTCACAGCTTTATTAGACGAAGCTGGAATTGAATATAGTACTTATGATGGTATTGTGCCAAATCCGACCATCAAAAATGTGACAGATGGTGTTGCAGCAGTCAAAGAGGCCGGAGCAGATTGTATTATTGCGATTGGTGGAGGATCACCGATCGATACAGCGAAAGCCATTGGAATCATTGTGACAAATCCTGAGTTTGCGGATGTCCGAAGTCTGGAAGGGGTGGCGGATACCAAAAATCCATGTCTGCCGATTCTCGCAGTCCCAACCACTTCAGGGACCGCAGCAGAAGTAACGATCAATTATGTCATCACAGATGAAGAAAACCATCGTAAATTCGTGTGTGTTGACCCTCATGATATCCCGATTGTGGCTTTCGTAGATAGCGACATGATGATGGGGATGCCCAAAGCCTTGGCTGCAGCAACAGGAATGGATGCGATGACGCATGCAATCGAAGGCTTCATTACCAAGGGAGCGTGGGAAATGACCGATATGCTGCATATCAAAGCAATTGAAATCATTGGTCGTTCCTTGAGAGCCTCTGTAAATGGCGATCAAGCAGGAAGAGAAGATATGGCATTAGGCCAATATATCGCTGGAATGGGCTTCTCAAATGTCGGCTTAGGCTTAGTTCATGGCATGGCACATCCACTGAGTGCGTGGTACAACATTCCTCATGGCGTGGCCTGTGCGTCGCTGTTGCCAACAGTCATGAAATTCAACAAGGACTTTACTGGTGAGAAATACCGTGAGATTGCGTTTGCGTTAGGCTTGGAAGGTGCAGAAACGATGAGCATCGAAGCGGTACGTGATGCAGCGTGTGAAGCGATCGATCAGCTAAGCAAGGATGTCGGCATTCCGGCAACGATTTCAGAGCTGGGGGTAAAAGCAGAAGACCTGCCGCAAATCGCAGAGGATGCGTTCAAGGATGTGTGTTCTCCGGGAAATCCGCGGGATGCGTCAGTAGAAGAGATCATTGCCTTGTATCAAAGTTTGATGTAA
- the rhaB gene encoding rhamnulokinase, which produces MTETYIAVDIGASSGRLMRSELQPNGQITLEEIHRFKNGFRMKDEHDRWDINRLTKEILIGLEKLKKSGITKCYVGIDTWAVDYCLIDQMGELLEEPISYRDARTEMAVSKFSETCSLEKLYEKTGIQIQPFNTIFQLFVEKQEKLAAAEMLLLIPDYLGYVFTGKAVTEKTNASTMQLLNPDSQNWDEELLTLAGIQKEQLPPLTDSGTILGSLQRDKFSDFDLPEATFITVATHDTASAVIGTPGEGDDWAYISSGTWSLLGIETTLFNVSREAFFENYTNEWGAHNTIRFLKNIMGMWLIQEVARMQEYRYSYAELAEMAAATPAFQQFIDVNDPSFLNPENMIEAIQGYCEKTEQKVPQTAGELARCIYDNLALCYAVELEKMEQLTGTGRKIDKMHIVGGGSNNRFLNQLAANIAGITVEAGPGEATAIGNILLQMITTGVFADLKEARKVIQHSFDISIHQPETFDRTIIDNYKKFLKGANS; this is translated from the coding sequence ATGACAGAAACCTATATTGCTGTGGATATCGGTGCTTCTAGCGGACGTTTGATGAGAAGTGAGCTTCAGCCAAATGGACAAATCACATTAGAGGAGATTCATCGCTTCAAAAACGGTTTTCGTATGAAGGATGAACATGACCGCTGGGATATCAACCGATTGACCAAGGAAATCTTGATAGGCTTGGAAAAGCTAAAAAAATCTGGAATTACAAAATGCTATGTTGGAATTGATACTTGGGCAGTTGATTATTGTTTGATCGATCAAATGGGTGAGTTATTGGAAGAACCGATTTCTTATCGAGATGCACGAACAGAGATGGCTGTAAGTAAATTTTCAGAAACGTGTTCTTTAGAGAAGCTGTATGAAAAGACAGGAATTCAAATCCAACCTTTTAATACGATTTTTCAGTTATTTGTGGAAAAACAAGAGAAGCTAGCTGCTGCTGAAATGTTATTGCTGATTCCAGATTATCTGGGGTATGTTTTTACTGGAAAGGCAGTAACAGAAAAGACCAATGCTTCAACGATGCAGTTGCTAAATCCTGATTCACAGAACTGGGATGAAGAACTGCTGACACTTGCAGGCATCCAAAAGGAGCAACTACCGCCATTGACTGATTCCGGGACAATCTTGGGTAGCTTACAGAGGGACAAGTTCTCGGATTTTGATTTGCCGGAAGCAACATTTATCACTGTTGCCACACATGACACTGCTTCGGCGGTAATCGGAACACCGGGTGAGGGAGACGATTGGGCTTATATCAGCAGCGGCACTTGGTCACTGTTGGGGATTGAAACCACCTTGTTCAATGTATCGAGGGAAGCCTTTTTTGAAAATTACACCAATGAATGGGGTGCACACAATACCATTCGATTCTTGAAGAATATCATGGGAATGTGGTTGATTCAGGAAGTTGCTCGTATGCAAGAATATCGTTACAGCTATGCTGAGTTAGCAGAGATGGCTGCAGCAACGCCGGCATTCCAACAGTTTATTGATGTCAATGACCCGAGCTTCCTTAATCCGGAAAACATGATCGAAGCGATTCAAGGGTATTGCGAAAAAACAGAGCAGAAGGTTCCACAAACAGCAGGAGAACTGGCACGCTGTATCTATGATAATTTAGCTCTGTGCTATGCAGTCGAGCTTGAAAAAATGGAACAATTGACAGGAACAGGGCGTAAAATCGATAAGATGCATATTGTCGGAGGAGGCTCGAATAACCGTTTCTTAAATCAGCTGGCAGCCAATATTGCGGGCATCACAGTTGAAGCAGGCCCGGGAGAAGCAACAGCTATTGGAAATATTTTATTACAAATGATCACAACAGGTGTTTTCGCAGATTTGAAGGAAGCACGAAAAGTTATTCAACATTCCTTTGATATTTCAATACATCAACCGGAGACATTTGATAGAACAATAATCGATAACTATAAAAAATTCTTAAAGGGAGCGAACAGTTAA
- the rhaM gene encoding L-rhamnose mutarotase, which yields MIKKAVRMKVYPEKHEEYKRRHDELWPKMEQMLKEHGALSYSIFLDPETSTLFGYLEIQDEERWSQTAQTEINKKWWDYMEDVMETNPDHSPVAVDLVPVFEL from the coding sequence ATGATAAAAAAAGCTGTGAGAATGAAGGTCTATCCAGAGAAGCATGAGGAGTATAAGAGACGTCATGATGAACTATGGCCGAAGATGGAGCAAATGCTAAAAGAACATGGCGCACTAAGCTATTCCATTTTCCTTGATCCAGAGACAAGTACACTGTTTGGGTATCTTGAAATTCAAGATGAAGAGCGTTGGTCTCAAACCGCTCAGACTGAAATCAATAAAAAATGGTGGGATTACATGGAGGATGTCATGGAGACGAATCCAGATCATTCACCGGTAGCTGTTGATTTAGTACCTGTTTTTGAATTGTAG
- a CDS encoding helix-turn-helix domain-containing protein: protein MSYWEKANHSWSPDSTRYIDTPDQRSKELFYYVQEIGHFKAHRPYYTERANLPSFLMKFTHSGEGRLVYNNQKFLIKSGDIFFIDCREYQHYQTVSDEPWEMDWVHFFGGTSEAFYQEFMKNGSNVFHTTTAPLENPIHLIVNQLLLLQESQHAQTDYQSSVLLHQLLNELLLQKNQLDFTYEEIPDHVLAMKDFLDQHFKEIITMEQLEKLFHVNKYQLNKDFSRYIGQPPINYQINKKISYAKDLLRYSNQSIKEIALEIGMDNFAYFSRLFKKRTGLSPSVYRKIG, encoded by the coding sequence ATGAGCTATTGGGAAAAAGCAAATCATTCATGGAGCCCGGACTCCACACGTTACATCGATACACCCGACCAAAGAAGCAAAGAACTCTTTTACTACGTGCAGGAGATCGGCCACTTCAAAGCCCACCGTCCTTACTATACAGAAAGAGCAAATCTTCCTTCTTTTTTGATGAAATTTACGCATTCGGGTGAGGGACGACTGGTCTATAATAATCAGAAATTTTTAATCAAATCCGGTGATATCTTCTTCATTGACTGTCGGGAATACCAGCATTATCAAACAGTTAGTGATGAACCTTGGGAAATGGATTGGGTTCATTTTTTTGGTGGCACCTCCGAAGCGTTTTATCAGGAATTTATGAAAAATGGATCAAATGTCTTTCACACAACGACAGCACCTTTGGAGAATCCGATTCATCTGATCGTTAACCAACTACTGCTCTTGCAAGAAAGCCAACATGCACAAACTGACTACCAAAGCTCTGTGTTACTTCATCAACTACTAAACGAGCTGCTGCTTCAAAAAAATCAATTGGATTTCACCTACGAAGAAATCCCAGATCATGTATTGGCAATGAAGGACTTTCTTGATCAGCATTTCAAGGAAATCATTACGATGGAGCAGCTGGAAAAACTGTTTCATGTGAATAAATACCAGCTGAACAAAGACTTTTCACGTTACATTGGTCAGCCGCCTATCAATTATCAAATCAACAAAAAAATATCTTATGCGAAAGACCTCCTGCGCTATTCAAACCAATCCATCAAAGAGATTGCACTTGAAATTGGTATGGATAACTTTGCCTATTTCAGCCGACTATTTAAAAAAAGAACTGGGCTCTCACCAAGTGTCTATAGAAAAATAGGTTAA
- the rhaA gene encoding L-rhamnose isomerase, with the protein MTVKQRYEEAKKKYAALGVDTDAVMKKMEDVKISMHVWQGDDVKGFLSDAELSGGISVTGNYPGAARTPEELRSDLEQAYAMIPGNHKLNLHAIYLDTEEQVDLNEIEPKHFEKWVSWAKEQGLGLDFNPTFFSHPMYKDGFTLASADKEVRDFWIEHGKRSRKVAEYFGKELGQVCVNNFWVPDGFKDNPIDRLAPRKRLMESLDEIFSEKLDENYTLDAVESKLFGIGAEAYTVGSHEFYMGYGLTRNKLVCLDAGHFHPTEVISNKLSSLSLFSEGILLHVSRPIRWDSDHVVIMDDELQEIGRELVRNDLLPMTNIGLDFFDATINRVAAWVIGTRNTQKAILKAMLEPIESLKEIELSGDFTTRLAMIEELKDFPFADVWNYYCESKGVPVGLDWLPQIKEYEQGILGKREASTGKDSCRFS; encoded by the coding sequence ATGACAGTTAAACAAAGATATGAAGAGGCAAAAAAAAAGTACGCAGCACTTGGTGTTGATACAGATGCAGTAATGAAAAAAATGGAGGATGTCAAAATCTCTATGCATGTCTGGCAAGGGGATGATGTCAAAGGATTTTTAAGTGATGCAGAATTGTCCGGTGGTATTTCAGTAACCGGAAATTACCCGGGCGCAGCTCGCACTCCTGAAGAATTGCGGAGTGATCTTGAGCAAGCCTACGCAATGATCCCAGGGAATCATAAATTGAATCTACATGCTATCTACCTTGATACAGAAGAACAGGTGGATTTAAATGAAATCGAGCCAAAACATTTTGAAAAATGGGTTTCTTGGGCAAAAGAGCAAGGTTTAGGCCTAGATTTTAATCCGACATTCTTTTCACACCCAATGTACAAGGACGGTTTTACATTAGCTTCAGCAGATAAAGAGGTTCGTGATTTCTGGATCGAACATGGAAAACGCTCAAGAAAAGTAGCGGAATATTTTGGGAAAGAGTTAGGTCAAGTTTGCGTCAATAACTTCTGGGTACCAGATGGTTTCAAGGACAATCCAATCGATCGTCTTGCACCAAGAAAAAGATTGATGGAATCTTTAGATGAAATTTTCTCTGAAAAATTAGATGAAAACTATACCTTAGATGCAGTAGAAAGCAAGTTGTTTGGAATTGGTGCGGAAGCGTACACGGTAGGTTCCCATGAGTTTTATATGGGTTACGGCTTAACACGCAACAAACTAGTTTGTCTGGATGCCGGACATTTCCATCCAACAGAAGTGATTTCAAATAAATTATCTTCACTGTCTTTATTCAGCGAAGGAATCTTATTGCATGTCAGTCGTCCGATTCGTTGGGATAGCGATCATGTGGTAATCATGGATGATGAGCTTCAAGAGATCGGCAGAGAATTGGTTCGTAATGATTTACTACCGATGACCAATATTGGTTTAGACTTCTTTGATGCCACAATTAACCGTGTCGCTGCTTGGGTCATTGGTACCCGAAATACGCAGAAAGCAATCTTGAAGGCGATGCTTGAACCGATTGAATCACTAAAAGAAATCGAATTGTCAGGAGATTTTACAACACGTTTAGCAATGATCGAAGAATTGAAGGATTTCCCATTTGCAGATGTTTGGAATTATTACTGTGAATCGAAGGGTGTTCCAGTTGGGTTGGACTGGTTACCGCAAATCAAAGAATATGAGCAGGGAATTTTGGGCAAACGCGAAGCATCAACTGGAAAAGACAGCTGCCGTTTTTCTTAA
- a CDS encoding PTS sugar transporter subunit IIC — translation MKAKISHLFDRLSPFFDKMGNSPYLKAISGAMMATLGPVLIGSIAVLLMILPASLPFLSFLGDFSDLFVKLNTVTIGAMALYVVVLMAYQLVRNLDEHEDGISAGIISLLCFLIITPLGITTDEVAAIPTTWLGAPGVFSAMFVGLVSARLYLGIKRKGWTIKMPEGVPPMVTKVFESILPTILIGLVFILISSLFEMTSFGNMHEFVYTIIQKPLQGIGGSIGAVILISLIQQILWFFGIHGTNVVMPIVTALWMAMDVENLNAVAAGQTPPNITGLAFFNIITWGGMALGLVLLMLRAKSKQFREVGKVSIVPALFGITEPVIFGTPLVLNFRLAVPFITNNSIALLLAYLLTKSGLVAHFSGVQAIFGLPIGFHAAVQGSISIILLQLFIQLILSPLLWYPWFKAMDNETYRLEQEAEKE, via the coding sequence TTGAAAGCAAAAATCAGTCACTTATTTGATCGGTTGAGTCCCTTTTTCGATAAAATGGGAAACAGTCCGTATCTAAAAGCAATCTCAGGAGCAATGATGGCAACCTTGGGCCCGGTACTTATCGGATCAATCGCCGTGTTGTTAATGATATTGCCCGCTTCATTACCATTTCTATCATTTTTAGGAGATTTTTCAGATTTATTTGTAAAATTGAATACAGTCACAATTGGTGCCATGGCTCTTTATGTAGTTGTGTTGATGGCCTATCAGCTCGTAAGAAATCTTGATGAACACGAAGACGGGATTTCTGCAGGTATTATTTCTTTATTATGTTTTCTGATCATCACACCACTTGGGATTACTACAGATGAGGTAGCAGCTATACCCACTACTTGGCTAGGTGCGCCCGGCGTTTTCTCTGCTATGTTTGTAGGACTAGTCAGCGCTCGTCTATATCTAGGCATCAAGCGAAAAGGCTGGACAATTAAGATGCCTGAAGGTGTGCCGCCAATGGTAACAAAAGTATTTGAGTCCATTCTTCCTACAATTTTGATTGGATTAGTATTTATTCTTATTTCTTCACTGTTTGAAATGACTTCATTTGGAAATATGCATGAATTTGTCTACACAATCATTCAAAAACCGCTACAAGGAATTGGCGGATCGATCGGAGCAGTCATTCTTATCTCCTTGATTCAGCAAATCCTATGGTTCTTTGGGATTCATGGAACAAACGTTGTTATGCCCATCGTTACGGCCTTATGGATGGCAATGGATGTGGAGAATTTGAATGCAGTCGCTGCAGGTCAGACACCACCAAACATCACCGGTCTAGCCTTTTTCAATATTATCACTTGGGGTGGTATGGCCCTTGGCTTAGTACTTTTAATGCTACGAGCAAAAAGTAAGCAATTTCGAGAAGTCGGAAAAGTATCTATCGTCCCTGCGTTGTTTGGCATTACGGAACCAGTTATTTTCGGGACACCCCTCGTTTTAAATTTCAGATTAGCCGTCCCTTTCATTACAAATAACTCGATTGCATTATTATTAGCTTATCTGTTGACCAAGTCTGGTTTAGTTGCACATTTCTCTGGTGTACAGGCAATTTTTGGTTTACCTATCGGTTTTCATGCCGCTGTCCAAGGAAGTATTTCCATCATTCTCTTACAGCTCTTTATCCAATTGATTTTATCTCCCTTGCTTTGGTACCCATGGTTCAAAGCGATGGATAACGAAACCTATCGCTTAGAACAAGAAGCCGAAAAAGAATAA
- the bglX gene encoding beta-glucosidase BglX gives MKEEKLQELLHSLTWTEKVGQLVQLSGEFFNTSALTVGPQQKLGISDDILKNVGSVLNVAGAIKTSEIQQQYLENSNHKIPLLFMADIIYGYRTVFPIPLGLGATWNPELIEEAYTVIGKESQAGGAHVTFAPMVDLVRDARWGRCLESTGEDSLLNSAFASSMVRGLQKDLDKQKGIASCVKHFAAYGAAEAGREYNTVDMSERKLRQDYLPSYKAAIDAGCKMVMTSFNTYDGVPVTGNEFILKDILRDEWGFDGVLISDYAAVRELIDHGIAEDNKEAAYLAIKATNDIDMKSPCYANELQPLLNEGRIDGALIDQAVLRVLKLKNDLGLFDDPYRGTNEVIEKETLLKEEHRTLAKQVTAESIVLLKNDNELLPLDPQANEKILLVGPYGDNQELIGLWAVHGKTTDTISIKTGIEAYLKPENFQVEKGCDMLESYEFLGEFGATKDMIDSLSMSDKEKAQYLTQALTAAEKADIIIFAMGEHTMQSGEAGSRTDIRLPQIQRDFMKQLVKLGKKTVLLSISGRPLILTEEADTIDAILQVWFPGTEGGHAIADILFGKSNPSGRLSMSFPYSVGQLPIYYNEFKTGRPLTSSTHSGRFVSKYLDSPNTPLFPFGYGLSYSDIQYTELTVSDTIMTDELTISVQIKNNSTRDCLETVQLYIQDVVGSVVRPVKELKQFKKITVAGNSTTTVSFTLTRDELNYYTRSMHYAVENGTFLVFVGPNSQDTLEASFELV, from the coding sequence ATGAAAGAAGAAAAATTACAGGAGCTGCTCCATTCCTTGACATGGACAGAAAAAGTCGGGCAGCTCGTTCAATTGTCCGGGGAGTTCTTTAATACCTCTGCATTGACTGTCGGTCCTCAACAAAAGCTGGGTATTTCAGATGATATCCTAAAAAATGTCGGTTCCGTCTTGAATGTTGCCGGCGCAATTAAAACCAGTGAAATCCAACAACAGTACCTTGAAAACTCCAACCATAAGATCCCTTTACTGTTTATGGCAGATATCATCTATGGCTATCGCACTGTCTTCCCTATTCCACTTGGACTAGGCGCAACGTGGAATCCCGAGCTTATAGAGGAAGCCTATACAGTGATCGGCAAGGAATCTCAAGCCGGTGGGGCCCATGTAACCTTTGCTCCGATGGTTGATTTGGTCAGAGATGCACGTTGGGGGCGTTGCTTGGAATCTACTGGCGAGGACAGCCTGCTAAATTCAGCCTTTGCTTCATCCATGGTCCGTGGTCTTCAAAAGGATTTGGATAAGCAAAAAGGAATCGCTTCTTGCGTGAAGCACTTTGCTGCTTATGGTGCAGCCGAAGCTGGGAGAGAATACAACACTGTTGATATGTCTGAAAGAAAATTACGACAAGACTACCTTCCAAGCTACAAAGCAGCGATAGATGCCGGTTGCAAAATGGTCATGACTTCATTCAATACCTATGATGGGGTTCCTGTTACCGGAAATGAATTCATTTTAAAAGATATCCTGCGCGATGAATGGGGCTTTGACGGGGTGCTCATTTCTGATTATGCAGCAGTCAGAGAACTAATCGATCATGGCATTGCTGAAGACAATAAAGAAGCCGCTTATCTAGCGATCAAAGCGACAAATGATATTGATATGAAATCGCCCTGTTACGCTAATGAATTACAACCTTTACTCAATGAAGGTCGTATTGATGGCGCTTTAATCGACCAAGCTGTTCTTCGCGTATTAAAGCTCAAAAATGACCTTGGACTTTTCGATGATCCGTATAGAGGAACAAATGAAGTGATAGAAAAAGAAACACTACTTAAAGAAGAGCATCGGACACTAGCAAAACAAGTAACGGCCGAATCAATTGTATTATTAAAAAACGACAATGAGCTTCTGCCACTTGATCCTCAAGCTAATGAAAAAATCTTGTTGGTTGGGCCTTATGGAGACAATCAAGAACTCATTGGTTTATGGGCAGTTCATGGCAAAACTACGGATACAATTTCCATCAAAACAGGAATCGAAGCTTATCTCAAACCAGAAAACTTTCAGGTCGAAAAAGGTTGTGATATGCTGGAAAGCTATGAATTTTTAGGAGAATTCGGTGCCACAAAAGATATGATCGACAGCTTGTCTATGTCTGACAAGGAAAAAGCCCAATATTTGACTCAAGCGCTAACTGCGGCAGAAAAAGCAGACATCATCATTTTTGCGATGGGTGAACATACTATGCAAAGTGGTGAAGCTGGTAGTCGTACGGACATACGTCTTCCTCAGATTCAACGAGATTTCATGAAACAATTAGTGAAGCTTGGTAAAAAGACGGTCTTGTTATCCATCAGTGGTCGCCCTCTTATTCTGACAGAAGAAGCGGACACAATCGATGCCATCTTACAGGTCTGGTTCCCGGGAACCGAAGGCGGACATGCAATTGCTGATATCCTATTTGGGAAATCTAATCCATCCGGACGATTAAGCATGAGCTTCCCCTATTCTGTTGGACAGTTACCCATTTATTACAATGAGTTCAAAACAGGACGTCCGTTGACTAGCTCGACACATTCCGGTCGCTTTGTTTCTAAATATCTTGACAGCCCAAACACACCACTTTTCCCATTTGGTTATGGACTGAGCTACAGTGATATTCAATACACTGAGCTGACAGTGAGTGATACAATAATGACCGACGAGCTAACTATCAGCGTACAAATCAAGAACAACTCCACAAGAGATTGCTTGGAAACCGTCCAGCTTTATATCCAAGATGTTGTCGGTTCAGTTGTTCGACCTGTTAAGGAATTAAAACAATTCAAGAAAATAACAGTAGCCGGAAACAGCACAACTACTGTATCATTCACATTAACTAGAGACGAATTAAATTATTATACTCGCTCAATGCACTACGCTGTCGAGAATGGCACATTCCTTGTTTTCGTTGGTCCAAATAGTCAAGATACACTGGAAGCCTCATTTGAATTAGTTTAA